A window from Eubalaena glacialis isolate mEubGla1 chromosome 1, mEubGla1.1.hap2.+ XY, whole genome shotgun sequence encodes these proteins:
- the TFAM gene encoding transcription factor A, mitochondrial isoform X2 — MALLRGVWGVLSALGKSGADLCAGCGSRLRSPLSFANVPRWFSSNVIGYPKKPMTSYVRFSKEQLPIFKAQNPDAKISELIKKIAELWRELPDAEKKIYEDAYRTDWQAYKEEINRIQEQLTPSQMVSLEKEIMQKRLKKKALIKKRELTMLGKPKRPRSAYNIFIAERFQEAKDGTSQVKLKTVNESWKNLSSSQKQVYIQLAKDDKVRYYNEMKSWEEQMVEVGRDDLVRRSVKYTAK, encoded by the exons ATGGCGCTTCTCCGGGGCGTGTGGGGCGTGCTGAGTGCTCTGGGAAAGTCAGGAGCGGACCTCTGCGCGGGATGTGGCAGTCGACTGCGCTCTCCTCTCAG TTTTGCGAATGTACCAAGATGGTTTTCATCTAACGTCATTGGTTATCCAAAGAAGCCTATGACTTCATACGTTCGATTTTCTAAAGAACAGCTACCCATATTTAAAGCTCAGAACCCAG atgcaaaaatttcagaactaattaaaaaaatcGCTGAGCTATGGAGGGAACTTCCTGATGCAGAGAAAAAG ATATACGAAGATGCTTACAGGACAGACTGGCAGGCATACAAAGAAGAGATAAACAGAATTCAAGAACAACTAACTCCAAGTCAAATGGTAtctttggaaaaagaaatcatgcagaaacgtttaaaaaagaaagcgttaataaaaaagaga GAATTAACAATGCTTGGAAAACCGAAAAGACCTCGCTCAGCTTATAACATTTTTATAGCTGAACGCTTTCAGGAAGCTAAGGATGGTACATCACAG GTAAAGCTGAAAACTGTAAATGAAAGCTGGAAAAATCTCTCTAGTTCTCAAAAGCAA GTATATATTCAACTTGCTAAAGATGATAAAGTTCGTTATTATAACGAAATGAAATCTTGGGAAGAACAGATGGTTGAAGTTGGACGAGATGATCTTGTACGACGTTCAGTGAAATACACAGCAAAATAG
- the TFAM gene encoding transcription factor A, mitochondrial isoform X4 produces MALLRGVWGVLSALGKSGADLCAGCGSRLRSPLSFANVPRWFSSNVIGYPKKPMTSYVRFSKEQLPIFKAQNPDAKISELIKKIAELWRELPDAEKKIYEDAYRTDWQAYKEEINRIQEQLTPSQMVSLEKEIMQKRLKKKALIKKRVKLKTVNESWKNLSSSQKQVYIQLAKDDKVRYYNEMKSWEEQMVEVGRDDLVRRSVKYTAK; encoded by the exons ATGGCGCTTCTCCGGGGCGTGTGGGGCGTGCTGAGTGCTCTGGGAAAGTCAGGAGCGGACCTCTGCGCGGGATGTGGCAGTCGACTGCGCTCTCCTCTCAG TTTTGCGAATGTACCAAGATGGTTTTCATCTAACGTCATTGGTTATCCAAAGAAGCCTATGACTTCATACGTTCGATTTTCTAAAGAACAGCTACCCATATTTAAAGCTCAGAACCCAG atgcaaaaatttcagaactaattaaaaaaatcGCTGAGCTATGGAGGGAACTTCCTGATGCAGAGAAAAAG ATATACGAAGATGCTTACAGGACAGACTGGCAGGCATACAAAGAAGAGATAAACAGAATTCAAGAACAACTAACTCCAAGTCAAATGGTAtctttggaaaaagaaatcatgcagaaacgtttaaaaaagaaagcgttaataaaaaagaga GTAAAGCTGAAAACTGTAAATGAAAGCTGGAAAAATCTCTCTAGTTCTCAAAAGCAA GTATATATTCAACTTGCTAAAGATGATAAAGTTCGTTATTATAACGAAATGAAATCTTGGGAAGAACAGATGGTTGAAGTTGGACGAGATGATCTTGTACGACGTTCAGTGAAATACACAGCAAAATAG